In a genomic window of Spirochaetota bacterium:
- a CDS encoding potassium channel protein — MELKKLRVAFLLLLCTIGFGTIGYYTFEDMKPFDAFYMTMITISTVGFQEVKPLSVYGRFITILIILSGVSISAYSIGTLLRMLIEGELRKEFGRKKLERQIQLLHDHYIICGFGRIGKLVCKELYERKVPFVVIENNPCAIEELEKLGYLFVAMDATSEEALMKAGIMKAKGIVTAVMSDADNVYIVLTARGLRNDIFILSRGSDEKSELKLLRAGANRVILPYQIGGKRMAEVLTRPTVVDFLDTAMMDSELGLAMEELKVGQSSPMVGKTLIESNLRKDYGVIIVAIKKTNGTMIFNPQSSEMIEAGDIIVALGKKDMMEKMSKIL, encoded by the coding sequence ATGGAATTAAAAAAATTGCGGGTAGCTTTCCTCCTTCTGCTTTGTACTATAGGATTTGGAACAATTGGTTATTATACTTTTGAAGACATGAAGCCCTTTGATGCTTTTTATATGACCATGATTACTATAAGCACTGTTGGTTTTCAGGAAGTTAAGCCATTAAGTGTATATGGTCGCTTTATAACTATTCTCATCATTTTAAGTGGCGTTTCAATTAGTGCATATTCTATTGGAACACTTCTTAGGATGCTGATTGAAGGTGAATTACGAAAAGAATTTGGGAGGAAAAAATTGGAACGGCAGATTCAATTATTACATGATCATTATATTATCTGTGGGTTTGGCAGGATTGGGAAGCTAGTATGCAAGGAGCTTTATGAAAGGAAAGTTCCATTTGTGGTTATTGAAAATAACCCTTGCGCAATTGAAGAACTTGAAAAACTTGGATATCTTTTTGTTGCCATGGATGCCACAAGCGAGGAAGCATTAATGAAGGCAGGTATAATGAAGGCAAAAGGGATTGTGACTGCTGTAATGTCAGATGCTGACAATGTATATATTGTGTTAACTGCTCGTGGTTTGCGAAATGACATCTTTATATTGTCAAGAGGGTCTGATGAAAAGTCTGAGCTTAAATTGCTCAGAGCCGGTGCAAACAGAGTTATACTGCCATATCAGATAGGAGGCAAAAGGATGGCTGAAGTTTTAACTCGTCCTACTGTTGTTGATTTTCTGGATACGGCTATGATGGATTCGGAATTAGGGTTGGCAATGGAAGAACTGAAGGTTGGGCAGTCATCTCCAATGGTTGGGAAAACTTTGATAGAGAGCAATTTAAGAAAGGATTATGGTGTAATAATTGTCGCTATAAAAAAAACAAATGGGACAATGATTTTTAATCCTCAGTCTTCTGAAATGATAGAGGCAGGGGATATAATTGTGGCATTGGGGAAAAAAGATATGATGGAAAAGATGAGTAAAATTTTGTGA
- a CDS encoding response regulator: MQNNHNGMIPLNDMTIKSATQMVTMFQLPACIIRVSGEVIASNDAYTELVNTKNITLDVTHPFYPEYRKQLAASYLKALRGISRQCFAVFRNKDNQRVSAELYIFPIFQDTIIVALFVILQIVDERILSFDKSTDTIINQQEKNYETLLYEFSPFPILQIDQSGNIVKASPSVQELIGYEINDLKKNRNLLYRSLNHYDFNRLRVTLAQIFEGTIGYKRIGEVRFITKDKDEKWVNVTCYPVHSSGEQTVVEIILEDITRIKRLEYQLQQLSRFHIIGDLTKGFLHSFNNMINIMLNKAQWLLQITEKPSFQEGLKLIIKSAEESIQQIRRIEDFIGRDKFEDKSDINIVEAIEDAIEFAKIQFKVEEAQKRRSITIERRYFSLVSMYGDPHIFRDLLLATIFKVASVISTKGVVEVTLKRNSTLTIAMKAKKELSENKDEFAFISTIDLSKLAEQNHAKLLEEESLHEYSITIILPEDTVSPLPYKEQQIPQTKLRDMDICIVEDEPALQEIMYEVFDSLGNRVSVFNNADQAYDSFKINKFDIVIADYGLSGTTGLELLTKIKEQKEETITVLLTGWILNNIKAYKNVIDIYMHKPFKLDVLINEISNEISKRHTF; encoded by the coding sequence ATGCAAAATAACCATAACGGCATGATTCCCTTAAACGATATGACCATTAAATCTGCCACGCAAATGGTCACTATGTTTCAGCTGCCAGCATGTATTATACGTGTTTCAGGTGAAGTAATCGCTTCAAATGATGCATATACTGAGCTGGTGAATACCAAAAACATCACACTGGATGTCACTCACCCATTCTATCCTGAGTACCGAAAGCAACTTGCTGCATCATATTTGAAAGCCTTGAGGGGTATATCACGCCAATGTTTTGCAGTATTCCGTAATAAGGACAATCAACGTGTCTCAGCTGAATTGTATATATTCCCCATTTTTCAGGATACAATTATTGTTGCACTATTTGTCATTTTGCAGATAGTTGATGAAAGAATACTTTCATTTGATAAATCCACTGATACTATAATCAACCAACAGGAAAAAAACTACGAAACATTGCTCTATGAATTTTCGCCCTTCCCAATACTACAAATTGACCAATCTGGTAATATAGTGAAAGCAAGCCCTTCTGTACAGGAACTTATTGGTTATGAAATAAATGATTTGAAGAAAAACCGAAATCTTTTATATCGTTCGTTAAATCACTATGATTTTAATAGGTTGAGAGTAACCTTAGCTCAAATATTTGAAGGTACCATTGGATACAAACGAATAGGAGAAGTGCGGTTTATAACAAAAGATAAAGATGAAAAGTGGGTTAACGTTACATGTTATCCAGTGCACTCATCAGGGGAGCAAACTGTGGTTGAGATCATTCTTGAAGACATAACCAGAATAAAACGCCTTGAATATCAACTGCAACAACTTAGCCGATTCCATATCATTGGAGATTTAACAAAAGGATTTCTCCATTCGTTCAATAACATGATTAATATCATGCTGAATAAAGCACAATGGCTTTTACAAATTACTGAAAAACCATCCTTCCAAGAAGGCCTTAAACTGATCATCAAATCCGCTGAAGAAAGCATACAACAAATCAGGCGTATTGAAGATTTTATTGGCAGAGATAAATTTGAAGATAAATCAGATATTAATATAGTTGAAGCAATTGAAGATGCCATTGAATTTGCAAAAATACAATTTAAAGTAGAAGAAGCCCAAAAACGAAGATCCATTACCATTGAACGGCGATACTTTTCACTGGTGAGCATGTATGGCGACCCTCATATATTCAGAGATTTACTGCTTGCAACAATATTTAAAGTTGCTTCAGTTATTTCTACCAAAGGAGTTGTTGAAGTAACACTAAAACGCAACAGTACATTAACGATTGCAATGAAAGCAAAAAAGGAGTTATCCGAAAATAAAGATGAATTTGCATTTATTTCAACAATAGATCTTTCAAAGTTAGCCGAGCAAAATCACGCTAAACTACTGGAAGAAGAATCATTACATGAGTATTCAATAACCATAATACTTCCTGAAGACACTGTTTCGCCACTGCCCTACAAGGAACAGCAAATACCTCAGACAAAATTACGGGATATGGATATATGTATTGTTGAAGATGAACCTGCATTACAGGAAATTATGTACGAAGTATTTGACTCGCTTGGCAACAGAGTTTCAGTCTTTAACAATGCAGATCAAGCATACGATTCGTTTAAAATTAATAAATTTGATATTGTCATTGCAGATTATGGACTATCAGGCACAACAGGTCTTGAACTACTAACAAAAATAAAGGAACAAAAGGAAGAAACTATAACTGTTTTGTTAACTGGATGGATTTTAAATAATATTAAGGCTTATAAAAATGTTATCGATATATACATGCATAAGCCCTTCAAACTTGATGTTCTTATTAATGAAATATCTAACGAAATATCAAAGCGGCATACTTTTTAA
- a CDS encoding PDZ domain-containing protein, giving the protein MIHKLKSLCVIILLIGVAACASYDYNKQIAEVEKMFYAGQYKEAARKLLPMVNKKSKDQLLYMMECGLMLQVAGDYENSIKVLTEAAKIGDQITISLSKEAASLLLNETTTNYNGEDFERVLIHMYLGINYLMLQKPDEARVEFKKVNDMLRDINVTTGKSYKQNLMAKYLTAIAFEQSADVDNDMNDREFAYIEYKQIYELNPGLTMVYRDLQRLAKQLGDTEDYNNWVAKFGKQDAIPNNAGELILIVQNGKGAIKQSRGPLLSDKSMKATIQVTLNGMSLAEGVTVAGVLLALHNAENPIPKFVKRGNNINHVIVNVNGNDVARSVMLEDVASTAVKTLEDDYGRIYAKVAAGIAVKAAAAVAAGYAAKKLAEESKKMGGYAGLIGAVVGTGVGAGLLSQIKPDLRCWHTLPENFQLSRIFLPPGNYTVTLKYVDHSGNIVSTQNETIEIKPGKKTFLNKRIFSQGSSRFGFISESNQGKGYLGAKIKAIPPQKAQELGLSGSQGAYVNDVMPDSPAAKSGILPDDVIIACDGTSIQTPQDLIQVVRNSQAGQQMQLTIIRKKSQITIPVILGNAPEKIYNTTYPLDTNNITNNPGSSE; this is encoded by the coding sequence ATGATACACAAATTGAAATCGCTGTGCGTCATAATCCTTTTAATAGGAGTTGCTGCATGTGCAAGCTATGATTATAATAAACAGATAGCTGAAGTTGAAAAAATGTTTTACGCGGGACAATATAAAGAAGCAGCCCGCAAATTGCTCCCTATGGTAAATAAAAAATCAAAGGATCAGCTTCTTTACATGATGGAATGTGGCCTGATGCTTCAGGTAGCAGGTGACTATGAAAACAGTATTAAAGTTCTTACAGAAGCAGCTAAAATCGGTGATCAAATAACTATTAGTTTGAGTAAAGAAGCAGCATCACTCCTATTAAACGAAACAACCACAAATTATAACGGTGAGGATTTTGAGCGCGTTTTGATACACATGTACCTTGGCATAAATTATCTCATGCTTCAAAAACCTGATGAAGCGCGAGTTGAATTCAAGAAAGTGAACGATATGTTGCGCGATATAAATGTAACAACAGGCAAATCCTATAAACAAAATCTAATGGCAAAATATCTAACAGCTATTGCCTTTGAACAATCAGCCGATGTTGACAATGACATGAATGACCGTGAATTTGCCTACATTGAGTATAAGCAGATTTATGAACTCAATCCAGGATTAACAATGGTGTACCGAGATTTGCAAAGACTAGCAAAACAATTGGGAGATACCGAAGACTATAATAACTGGGTAGCAAAATTTGGCAAGCAGGATGCAATCCCAAACAATGCAGGTGAATTAATACTTATAGTCCAGAATGGAAAGGGTGCCATTAAGCAATCCCGTGGACCATTGCTTTCGGATAAATCAATGAAAGCAACAATTCAGGTAACTCTTAACGGAATGTCTCTTGCAGAAGGAGTAACTGTTGCTGGAGTACTACTAGCACTCCATAATGCCGAAAACCCTATTCCAAAATTTGTTAAACGTGGTAATAATATTAATCATGTCATTGTAAATGTAAACGGCAATGATGTAGCACGCTCAGTTATGTTAGAAGATGTAGCATCAACTGCAGTCAAAACTCTTGAAGATGATTATGGGCGTATTTATGCCAAAGTTGCAGCAGGTATTGCAGTAAAGGCTGCGGCAGCAGTTGCAGCGGGATATGCTGCAAAAAAACTAGCAGAAGAGTCAAAAAAGATGGGGGGATATGCAGGGCTTATTGGTGCGGTGGTTGGTACTGGTGTGGGTGCTGGACTTTTATCGCAAATTAAGCCTGATCTTCGTTGTTGGCATACATTACCCGAAAACTTCCAGCTTTCCAGAATATTCCTGCCTCCCGGCAATTACACAGTAACATTAAAATATGTCGATCACAGCGGGAACATAGTTTCAACTCAAAACGAAACAATTGAAATAAAACCAGGGAAGAAAACATTCCTTAACAAGCGAATATTCTCTCAAGGAAGCTCACGATTTGGGTTTATTAGTGAATCAAACCAGGGCAAAGGATACCTGGGAGCTAAAATAAAAGCTATACCACCACAGAAAGCCCAGGAACTTGGGCTTTCTGGTTCTCAAGGGGCATATGTTAATGATGTAATGCCAGATAGTCCCGCTGCAAAATCAGGTATTTTACCCGATGATGTCATTATCGCATGTGATGGCACATCTATTCAAACTCCTCAAGATTTAATCCAAGTTGTTAGGAATTCTCAGGCCGGCCAACAGATGCAATTGACAATTATTCGTAAAAAATCTCAGATAACTATCCCAGTAATACTTGGCAATGCCCCGGAAAAGATATATAATACCACTTACCCCCTTGACACTAACAACATCACAAACAACCCCGGATCTTCTGAATAA